The following are from one region of the Mustela lutreola isolate mMusLut2 chromosome 9, mMusLut2.pri, whole genome shotgun sequence genome:
- the SALL4 gene encoding sal-like protein 4 isoform X1 encodes MINRNALLIIIITGTCAFRPKGGKFPNSRNLWRLSRRPDARTMSRRKQAKPQHINSEEDQGEQQPQQPASEFADAAPAAPAAGEPGAPMNPPGSGSEASRDGLTSKRTRREETHICEKCCAEFFSFSEFFEHKKNCTKNPPVLIMNDSEGPVPPDDFSGAGLSPGSKEGPREDGEGGGSGEAKEKLGAEPVVFLKTEAALPAASQDISYVPKGKVANTNVTLQALRGTKVAVNQRSADAPPAPLPGASSIPWVLEQILCLQQQQLQQIQLTEQIRVQVNMWASHALHSGAAGADALKTLGSHMSQQVSAAVALLSQKAGSQGLSLDALKPAKLPHANVPSAGAGSASPGLAPFALKPDGTRVLPGVMSRLPGALLPQAPGSVLFQSPFSTVALDPSKKGKGKPPNVSPVEVKAKDEAVLCKHKCKYCSKVFGTDSSLQIHLRSHTGERPFVCSVCGHRFTTKGNLKVHFHRHPQVKANPQLFAEFHDKMAAGNGIPYALSVPVPVEEASLSLDSKPVLVTGTPNLGLPQNLSSGTNPKDLLGGPLPHDLQPGPSPDSEDGSLLPGVGPHHSSPRVGGFQGSGTPEPGSETLKLQQLVENIDKATTDPNECLICHRVLSCQSSLKMHYRTHTGERPFQCKICGRAFSTKGNLKTHLGVHRTSASVKTQHSCPICQKKFTNAVLLQQHIRMHMGGQIPNTPLPESPCDFTGPEPMMVSENGGAGAVCQDDVLESIDVDEVSPQDAPGSSLKVPVPLPSVHSASPTLGFAVTASLDAPGKVGPAPLVLQRQNSRENGSVESDGLTNDSSSSVMGDQEYQSRSPDVLEMASFQALSPANSQAESLKSRSPDAGGKADGSENSRTEMEGRSSLPSTFIRAQPTYVKVEVPGAFGGPTTMSPSMTPLLTAQPRRQAKQHGCTRCGKNFSSASALQIHERTHTGEKPFVCNICGRAFTTKGNLKVHYMTHGANNSSARRGRKLAIENTMALLGTDGKRVPEMFPKEILAPSVNVDPVVWNQYTTMLNGGLAMKTNEISVIQSGGIPTLPVSLGASSIVNNTTISKIDGSQSAISAEVEKPGAADGVPKHQFPHFLEENKIAVS; translated from the exons GTGCTCCCATGAACCCCCCGGGGAGTGGCAGTGAAGCCAGCAGGGATGGCCTGACCTCGAAGAGGACCCGTCGGGAGGAGACTCACATCTGCGAGAAATGCTGCGCCGAGTTCTTCAGCTTCTCCGAGTTCTTCGAACACAAGAAAAATTGCACTAAGAACCCCCCCGTCCTCATCATGAACGACAGCGAGGGGCCGGTCCCTCCCGACGACTTCTCCGGGGCTGGGCTGAGTCCGGGCAGCaaggaggggcccagggaggacGGCGAGGGCGGAGGCTCGGGGGAGGCGAAGGAGAAGCTGGGCGCCGAGCCTGTCGTGTTCCTGAAGACCGAGGCCGCCCTGCCGGCCGCATCCCAGGACATAAGCTACGTACCCAAAGGCAAAGTGGCCAACACGAACGTCACTCTGCAGGCGCTGCGGGGCACCAAGGTGGCCGTGAACCAGCGGAGCGCGGACGCGCCGCCGGCCCCCCTGCCCGGCGCCAGCAGCATCCCGTGGGTCCTGGAGCAGATCCTGtgcctccagcagcagcagctgcagcagaTCCAGCTCACGGAGCAGATCCGCGTGCAGGTGAACATGTGGGCGTCGCACGCCCTGCACTCCGGCGCCGCGGGGGCCGACGCCCTCAAGACCTTGGGCAGCCACATGTCCCAGCAGGTGTCGGCGGCCGTGGCGCTGCTCAGCCAGAAAGCCGGAAGCCAGGGCCTGTCCCTGGACGCCTTGAAGCCAGCCAAGCTACCTCACGCAAACGTCCCTTCCGCCGGCGCCGGCTCCGCGTCCCCCGGGCTGGCGCCCTTCGCCCTGAAGCCAGACGGGACGCGGGTGCTGCCGGGCGTCATGTCGCGCCTCCCCGGCGCTTTGCTACCTCAGgccccaggctctgtgctcttcCAGAGCCCTTTCTCCACGGTGGCCTTAGACCCGTccaagaaagggaaggggaagccaCCGAACGTGTCCCCCGTGGAGGTCAAAGCCAAAGACGAGGCCGTCCTCTGCAAGCACAAGTGTAAGTACTGTAGCAAGGTTTTTGGGACTGATAGCTCCTTGCAGATCCACCTCCGCTCCCATACCGGAGAGAGACCCTTCGTGTGCTCGGTCTGTGGCCACCGGTTCACCACCAAGGGCAACCTCAAGGTGCACTTTCATCGACATCCCCAGGTGAAGGCGAACCCCCAGCTCTTTGCTGAGTTCCACGACAAAATGGCGGCAGGCAATGGCATTCCCTATGCACTCTCTGTACCTGTCCCCGTAGAGGAGGCGAGTCTCTCTTTAGACAGCAAACCTGTCCTTGTAACAGGGACCCCCAACCTAGGGCTACCTCAGAATCTCTCATCAGGGACTAACCCCAAGGACCTCTTGGGCGGCCCTCTGCCCCACGACCTGCAGCCCGGGCCTTCTCCAGACAGTGAGGATGgatccctgctccctggggtggGGCCACACCACAGTTCCCCGAGGGTTGGTGGCTTCCAAGGGAGCGGGACACCTGAGCCGGGGTCCGAGACCCTGAAATTGCAGCAGCTGGTAGAGAACATCGACAAGGCCACCACCGACCCCAACGAGTGTCTCATCTGCCACCGGGTCTTGAGCTGCCAGAGCTCCCTCAAGATGCATTACCGCACGCACACCGGGGAGAGGCCGTTCCAGTGTAAGATCTGCGGTCGGGCCTTCTCCACCAAGGGCAACCTGAAGACGCACCTCGGGGTCCACCGAACCAGCGCGTCCGTGAAGACGCAGCACTCGTGCCCCATCTGCCAGAAGAAGTTCACCAACGCGGTCCTGCTGCAGCAGCACATCCGGATGCACATGGGCGGCCAGATTCCCAACACGCCCCTGCCCGAGAGCCCCTGTGACTTCACGGGGCCTGAGCCCATGATGGTCAGTGAAAATGGTGGTGCGGGTGCCGTCTGTCAGGACGACGTTCTCGAAAGCATTGATGTGGATGAGGTCAGCCCCCAGGATGCCCCCGGGAGCTCCTTGAAGGTCCCCGTCCCTCTTCCCAGCGTCCACTCGGCATCCCCCACGCTCGGGTTTGCCGTGACGGCTTCCCTCGATGCCCCGGGGAAGGTGGGTCCTGCTCCTCTTGTCCTGCAGCGGCAGAACAGCAGAGAGAACGGCTCGGTGGAGAGTGATGGCCTGACCAACGACTCGTCGTCCTCAGTGATGGGAGACCAGGAGTACCAGAGCCGAAGTCCAGATGTCCTGGAGATGGCGTCCTTccaggcgctgtccccagccaaTAGCCAGGCAGAAAGCCTCAAGTCCCGATCTCCTGATGCTGGTGGCAAGGCAGACGGCTCCGAGAACAGCCGCACTGAGATGGAAG GTCGTAGCAGTCTGCCATCGACATTTATCCGAGCCCAGCCAACCTATGTCAAAGTTGAAGTCCCTGGCGCCTTTGGTGGACCCACGACCATGTCCCCAAGCATGACGCCTTTGTTAACGGCCCAGCCACGCCGACAGGCCAAGCAGCACGGCTGCACACGTTGTGGGAAGAACTTCTCCTCGGCGAGCGCCCTGCAGATCCACGAGCGGACTCACACGGGGGAGAAGCCTTTCGTGTGTAACATATGTGGGCGAGCGTTTACCACCAAAGGCAACCTGAAG GTCCATTACATGACCCACGGGGCCAACAACAGCTCGGCGCGCCGTGGGAGGAAGCTGGCCATCGAGAACACCATGGCTCTGTTAGGAACTGATGGGAAGAGAGTCCCTGAGATGTTTCCCAAAGAAATCCTGGCGCCTTCGGTGAACGTGGACCCCGTCGTGTGGAACCAGTACACCACCATGCTCAATGGAGGTCTGGCCATGAAGACCAATGAAATCTCTGTGATCCAGAGCGGAGGGATTCCTACCCTCCCAGTTTCCCTGGGGGCCAGCTCCATTGTGAACAACACCACGATCTCCAAGATAGATGGCTCCCAGTCAGCCATCAGTGCTGAAGTGGAAAAGCCAGGTGCTGCTGATGGCGTCCCCAAACACCAGTTCCCTCACTTCCTCGAAGAAAATAAGATCGCAGTCAGCTAA